Below is a genomic region from Tursiops truncatus isolate mTurTru1 chromosome 4, mTurTru1.mat.Y, whole genome shotgun sequence.
CACTAAAGACTTGCTCCACCTCTCGGGGAGGAGACCCCGAGGACCTATCCGGGGCATCCTCGGAGCGGAGGTTGAGGGCCACCACCCCGCCACTTCTCTCGCCTTTGCCCTACGACAGCCGTCACTGCCGAAGGGGCCGCCAGCCGCGCGCGTCCTGGTCGCGAGCGCCGACCAGGGGTGCGGAGGGGTGGCGGCGGAACCCGGCTGCGGAGGGTGCGCCCGAGGCTGGCACCCCGAGGACAACGGCGAGGCCAAACAGCCGAGGTAATGTGAGGCTACTGGGGTGGCGGGGACAGGGGACGGGGACCGGGCGAACGCCGCCTCCCCCCAGCCACTTCCCGGAATCCCTCTCCAGATTCCTGTCTCTCCCGCGACCCGGACTCCACGGGCTCCCGCGGACGCtccgggccggggtggggggggtttgCCGCCGCCCTTCTCCCGGGGGCCGCCGCCTGCCCACGCCCCCCGCGACCCGGCGGGTCGTTGGAGTGGGTCCACTGACGGGCCCCCGCGGCCGCGCTGCCCTCGGCCCTGGCCGGCCGTCCCGCGCTCATCGCCCCTCCTGGGAGCCGTCTTCACGCGCCCAGCCCTGCGGCTCCACCACCTGCCACACCGAGGGTGCGGGCCGCTGCGAGATGAGAGCCACTGTCAAGTTCAAAAGTAAAACGCCTCTCGATCCACAGCGCCTTGCAAAACTGAGTTACCGGCTCGGGTCTCCGGTCCGGGGTTTTCCGCCCGCCCTCCAAGAGAGCAAACTGACTTTAGCCATCCCTTGTTCCCGGGCGAAAGAGGGTCACGGAGGGGCCACCGGAGCTGGAGTGTCCTATGTCCTTTCAGACCCATCGCTTGGAAGCTGGAGGGAGGACGGGGCGATGGGACAGCGTCGCGGGGACAGGAGTGGGTCCCCCTCCAGGGTCGGGAAGGAATGAGGAACCGGGTGCGAGTCGACGCTCGCGTTTCAACCCTGACCAAAGAAGCCAGTTAAACCCAGTTAATTGGATCCATCAACCCACTTGTGTGGCTAGCGATGGCTTTGAGAAACTCTAGATGtcccgtctgtctgtctgtctctcttttaatGTTTGTTTGATTTCCTTGCTTTTGTTTGGCAAAAAGTCTTAGAAACTGAGCAGAACGAGGTGGGAGGTGCAGAGGCAGGTGCAGCCAGCGAGAGGGCTGgagtccccccctcccccaggtgtcACACTAACTGACCCCGGCAGCTGAGACCAACAGGCCTTCCGTCGCTTGTCCCGCATCTTGGACAGGTTTCAAAGTATCCTCCACCCTACCGTTCTGGCTTGGAGACAAAAGGGGTGGAAGCGAGGCCATAGCAAAATTTGCtctaaagaaaatgtttcctaGTAATATGCGCATCTGTGATAAGGTTTGACCAGTTTGTCGCAGGAAATGACttgattcccaaccactgcaccaccaaggaagtcctagtTCTCTTGTTTGAAAGCATGGATCGGTAAACAGGGTCGAACAGTTAGAATGCTGTGAACAGATCATATTCCAACTTCCtgatgtcttgtaattttctttaactttagAGGGATATTTTAGGGAGCTATTCTTTCTTATGGAAATCATTTAAATGTCAACAATTTCTTCAGCctttgcttcagttttttttccaagtaaaattaaatttagacaGAAAcatctgtgtgagtgtgtgtgttgtgtgtgtctATGCACAGAAAGATCTCTGGGATTCTGTTCACCTAATGTTAATGACGGAAATATCAGGATGCTGGGATTTtacttttatacattatttttaatttttttaatgagcgTGTAGAAGTATTTTTACCAAAACAAGACATAAACTAGAAACAAATATGCCAAGATGTAAACAATGGTTGGTGCTTGGtggtaaaaataaagatgattgttactttcttctttgtgcttttttttgtatctatttttttaatatccaggAGAAAAAgtatgtagttttatttgtagagTCTTTCTGAATCCATTCATTCGTTGATTAGCAAAGATGCGCAAGGTGTCAGGCTGTGCTGGgtaggagaaaagacagcattcTGCTCTCTACCAGGAGAATAGGGGGCAGCAAGTTCCGTGAGggttgtctgtctgtctgtctgtctgtttagGAGGAGTTGAAATTCAGAGAAGAATCACTTTGCCCAGGTTGCATCTCTTTGAGCTGGGCCTTAAAAATGGATAGTTTTTTCTTTGGGTAGCAATGGCAAGGATTGCTGGGTGGGGAgtcggggagggggcagggtgggtggtGATGGGAGTGTCAGAGCAGGATGTGATGTGTTGCCCAGAGCTCCGCACTTGTGTGGGACAGTAGTGGGAACACTGGAAAGGCTGGTGGCAGCCTTGAATTCAACCTAAGCCTTTGGTTTCTTGTCAGGCAGCAGTGAACTACAGGCTGGGCTGGTGGCAGAATTTGCAAGGCCCAGAGCAAAATTAAAATGCAGGGCCCCATTGGattaaaaagtaggaaaaagtACCACCaaaggtactaaaatataaagctttttcttttcttcaatgGTGTCTCTCaacttgcccttttttttttctattgaagatCATTCTAAGTAAAAAACCATAAATGTAATTACTAGCATGAATCTTACGATTCTCCTTTATATTGTGCAAAAGCCAGATCTAAGTGCGAACGTGAGCATTTAATCCAAGTGAAGAATCACCGAATTACAACTGGCATTTCATAGCACACGAAACAGCAGACTTGAATTCAAGCTAGAAACACATTAAAAAGTCCTCCTGACTATCACGCTATCAGGTCTCACCAGGGTTTTCTAGAGAAATCCAAAAGATTCCAAGTCAAAATTGCCACCTACCACCCATGAGCTATCCAGGCACGTCAACTTATCCCATAACATTGTATCCATTCAGAACATCCACAGAGATATCTTTGTGAGATGTGATGTCATCTCCCATCATTACTCCTCAGCAGAGGGCCTGCACGGTTGTGGACGTTCCCTAGGTGATGGGCGCACCAGGGTTGTAGAATGCCACTTTGCGTGTGACTCCCTTGTTATCTGGTCATCTGTCTTGTGGCCTCTGGTTCCTCTGTTTTGTTCTGATGGTATCACATCTTTGCCTTTGTTCTGCATCTGCAAAACCTTCCCTGTCTTCAGCAGCTGAGAAGTACACACACACTACTACACAATTAGAAGTCCTGCTGTCCTGCACTGGGCCAGGGGACGCCTCTTCCCTCTCTTTGTTCCTGGTGACTCATACTCCACTTCCAGTTAGGCTTCTGGTACTAGATGCTTGCTTGCTTGGAAAATCTAATTTCCCATCTTGGCATCCTGCCTGGATTTGTTCATGAAGCTCCTTAAAACTCTCCCAGACTCCAACCAGATCAGGCTTCCTGAAGCTCTCGTTACTCTCATCGCTGTAGCCGGGGCCGGCTTCAGTCCCCAGGGGCCCTGCATGTAGAAGAGTCCCACACTTGGTTGATTGCTCTCCTGTGgttgtcttgaaattcttaatcattttatCTTGGAACTTGTGTTTTGTTAGTGAAATCTGGTGGGACAATGGAACACACGGCAGGCTTGGAGTCTCAGTTCACACTTGGGTCTTACTCGCCCCTTCTCTGCAGGATGGGGATCCTGCCTGGCCTCTCTCTCTACACCCCTTGACTGTTGACACTCTTCATGGGGGCAGCAGCTGGGTTGCATCCAGTGGGAGACTCCCATGTTGCACTGATGCCCACCTGGCATGTGTACAGGGAGGGTAGGCTAGGCAGACTGGAAGCTGCCCCCGGCCCGCCTCACCCAGGGCGTGGCTAGCTGGTCCATCGCGGGTGAAGTTTCTAGGTCAGCCTTGATTCAGGTACATAGCGTGGCCAGGAGCAGAGGTTTAAAGACACTTCAGCGTCACCAGCACGCCATGGATTGGGATGGCAGATCCTTGGAAAGGGGAGACTCAGGGTTTGATTTTCCCAAGCCCATCCCAGGCTGGTGTGCTGGGTGGCAACAGGAGAGGGTTCCCAGCATCCTTCAGGTGCAAGTGCATGTGTGCACCTGTGGGGAGTGGCACTGGCCCCGAGTATCCCTGTGCATGAGAGAGTGCTTCTTGAGCTGGCTGTGTGCCTGGGGGgaccccctcttcctccttgctACCTTCCTGAGTCTGGTTTGCTTCTTGAGTTTGCTACTTCAAGGCATGCTCCCATTTTCATTTTGACTCGGGGCTTGATACTGCCTCCGTGTTTTGGGGGACTGAAGAACACCCAGTTGTTTGGATGGAGGGAGACGAAAGCTCCgagggagagaaggaatgagACCGATTGGGGGTTCCTTAAAATGTTTGAAGAATTCCTTTCTCACCTTGGAGGGAGGAAGACTTTCTAGCTGTAACTCAAAATGCAGGTGCTAAGAAAGAAAATACCTTTAAATCTGAAAGCATAGAACCCAGAAGTTTCTGCATGGTTTAAAaaacacagataaaaataaaaaataaaaaaaataattaaaaaaacacagatagCACGGGCAAATCAAAGTGACAGAGAAAAGTGACAACggcagagaaaaattaaaaaagacgTGATTCATATCACAAAGGGCCAGTTTCCCTCATACTTTAAAAGCTCCTTCGAACcaataagaaacaaaagcaacagctcaatagaaaaatggacaaagataCAGACAGataacaagaaaggaaatagctCTTCCAtctatgaaaacatgctcaatctTACCCagaataagagaaatacaaaatgaatattAGTCCGAAGACAACTTTGcatttatgaatttaatttttagaaatccaAGAGCTTGATGGTTATCACGATCATAATCACTACCCATCCCCACAAGCACTTCCTTTGTGGGGAAGCAGAAATTCTCGCACGTCGCAGGCAGTTGTGTACATTGTTACAGCCACAAGTGGCGAGAGTGTGACTGTTTcgatcaaaattacaaatgcagggacttccctggtggtccactggttaggactctgcgctttcattgcagagggcacgggttcgattcctggtcggggaactaagatcccacaagccacacgccGTGCGGCcgaagaaaagcaggaaaaattaCAAACGGCCCCTTGTGCCAGGTCTCTTCTGTCTGCCCCTGCAAACCCAGCCTCCACCTTGCCCACCCTTTCCTGTGCCCTGGGATCCTGTCTTGTATGGGTACAGCTGCCCGCAGCCTTGTCCTGTGACTTCTGATTGGGTTCAGCCAATGGGGAGCCCCAGGTAAGAGAAGACAGTGAGGAACGTTTATCCCTCAGCCCCCTCGCTGCACAGTCACCTAGGGTCGGCTTACATCCTAGCTCCTCACACAGGATTCTCTCCTTCCAAATTCCAGTGCTGATATCTTCCCCCTGCGCCTCAAGCCCAGGATGGTAAGAACCCCTGctgttgttagtttcagatacTACACTCCTCCTTGTGGTTGGCCTGCATCTGGCTCACACAATAGTAAATAGTCCCTTGATTAAAATCTTCCTCAAATTATCCTAACTTGAATGTgctgtttcctgctgggaccctgactgatacacccTCTGGcctagcaatcctacttctggaaTCTTTCTCACACTTAGACTTGACATGTGCAGAATAAGGCATTTCCAAGATTATCCGTTGCAGAAACAGTTGGCAGCCACTCAGATGTTCGTCGTGGGGACTGATTATATAAATCATGGTATGTCCATAGAGCAGACTATGCAACTATTTAAAAACACAAGGAAATTCTCTTTGGTGCTGATGTAGAAAGATCTCcccaatatatttttaagtagaaaaagcAGGAATTGGACAGGGAATGTATATGCTATctctgtgtaaaaaaaaaaagggctggggGGGATAAGAGtacatgtttgtttttgcttatgCATGAAGATATTCTgaagaactcaccaaaaaaacaaataaaaatagttttctgaAGGAAGCAAGACTTTTCACtatttacttttttgtatgtttaaaattttggaaCCAAATGACTATGTTATCTGttcaaaagttaaatttaaaatttctacctgCCTAGGTAGGGAATTGGTCCCAGAAGCTGAGGTAAAGCTGCTCGTGTAATGGGGTAAATGGTCCAGCTCCCAGAAGGGCCTGGAATCAGGAATCTCCTGCTGATCTTTCATTGTCTTGTCTTTGCCCGTTATCTTTGCAGTTTAATGAGACACTTCAGAATTTTGATCACCTAATATTGATTGCTTTTCAGATGTGAAAGTAAAGAAAGGACATATAAAATAACAAAGATGGTTTTGAGCCAGAATGTCTCAGCGGTTGGACCACTTAATTTGTATCCCATGGGTAAGTGTTACTTTTCTCATAGCTCCATTGCCAGGGACCCTGTTAGGGAGTAGCCAATTGATTTCCCTGCCTTGAGGATCCAGTATCAGCTgcgcagccgcatagcacagggatatcagctcggtgctttgtgaccgcctggaggggtgggatagggagggtgggagggagggagacgcaagagggaagagatatgggaacatatgtgtatgtataactgattcactttgttataaagcagaaactaacacaccattgtaaagcaattataccccaataaagatgttaaaaataaaaaagagccaGTTGGAATGTAGATAGGAAACAACCGTTAATGGTTTGATTCACAATGGGTTTCTGCCCTACTGTTgttttaggaaaacaaacaaataataattaacTTAAGGCTCAATAATGAACAGGGTTAGCCTCACTGTAATTTGAAGAGTAATTTCCCTTAATACCCTCATTCTAATCCAGGGTGGAGTTTATCACTATATTCCTACTTTGGAAAGAGGCCAGACGCCTTATCTCCCTCCtcaacacaaaaccaaaaagtcATCCCTGAACTTTTGTTTCCACACTtcatttattattgatttctttctCCATAGCCCTATTCATGTGTGCCTTTTCTTTACCATTCTTTTGATTCTATTTCAGCATCACTGTGTCATCTGTTCCATAGTTTATCAGTAAGGTAGCCATGAGTTGGTCACTTCTCCCCAGACAAGTGCCATGCATTGGAGAGTATATGACAGCCTTGTTCCCCCACCTACTAAAAATGCCCCTAACCCGCCCCCCGACTCGCCAAGTTGTGGTGACATCCAGGAAACACATGAGAATCCCCGCTTCCCATCACCAAGACCTTTCTTCTTCCACCAACCCTGGTAAATATCTTTACCTTGGAAATCCTTTAATTAGCAACATGCTTATTCATATTCTGAGAATTGTTCCAGACAGATGACTGCTTCTCAGGACAGTCCCTCAACCAACCAACCCTCATGACTAGGATCAGCTCCCAGACATCTTATTTTGGATCCGGTCAGGACGAAACATCCTTAGACAACGAGCTGCTGATACCAAAGTCAGCTCTCTAAGAACCgtttacttgggcttccctgggagcgcagtggttgagagtccgcctgccgatgtaggggacacgggttcgtgccccggtccgggaagatcccacgtgccgcggagcggctgggcccgtgagccatggccgctgagcctgcgcgtccggagcctgtgctccgcaacgggagaggccacaacagtgagaggcccgcgtaccgcaaaaaaagaaccGTTTACTTGAGCTTTTTTTCTTTAGCGCAAGAAAAGTCTCAATCCAATATAAATACATCTGTGAGGAAGAATCCCAGACTCAGAGTAGCAATCGTAAATTGAACCTGGTGAAAGTGTTGTTGCTTGTCtaacatgtttttcttcttcccagtGCACATCAGCCTCATGTTTGGTATTTCGTATGTTTTGCCTGGTAAGAGATTTTTCTTGGCTTGACAAAATTTTGTGTAAGGGTCAGAGTGTTGGAGTGACCATTTAGAAGTCAAAAGTGTGGGAAATATGATTCCTGATCCCAGATCTGTTGCCATTTTGTTTGAATCTTTTTCCTCAAATACTttccccctgggcttccctggtggtgcagtggttgagagtccgcctgccgatgcaggggacacgggttcgtgccccggtccgggaagatcccacatgcggcggagccatggccgctgagcctgcgcgtccagagcctgtgctccgcagcgggagaggccacggcagtgagaggcccgcgtaccacaaaaaaaaaaaaaaaaaactttccctgTTAAAGGAGAATTTAGCCAGTACTGTTTTTCACATTTGTCTCATAAAACTATTATAAGAAATTAACACTAGAGTTAATCTTTAAACCCCTTAAAAGAATATTCACCTCTTAATATTCTCACTAATGGAAGAATGAGGAGACACAGACTGTACCAAACAAAAAATCATCCAGAAATAATTTCCCATTAATTTGCATTCTTCCACCTGTTACCTGGTACCTGGTACCAGATAagggaaaacacatttttttaaactaaatttcttACCTACATATAAACCTGTCCACAGAACACCACTATGCATTAAATATGTATCCAGCCTTGTGATGAGTCCTGGGGGATGAAGATTTAGAAACCAAAAAGCCAAGGCCCAGGTCCTAACCACAGGAAACTTTAACCGTATAAGGCAGGGTTTGACAAGTGTAGCTGTGAAGTCTCCTTTGCTGCTGCCACTTCCCAGCTACCTAACATTACATAACTCGACTTCTCAATTTcacagtctgtaaaatgggtgtgttCATAGCACCTATCAATACTTCAGCATAGGCTTGGGGATGAAATGGAAGATTCAATCTGGACACacattctccctctcctctctgtgaTGGGGAATTCAGAGGAGGCCAAGCTTGCCATGGGCCAAGCTACTTAGGGGGACTGGAGCAGGGGTTGAGGGTTGACTTGAGAGGATGGGGTGGCCCAGGATGACATAGGTTGTTTTGATCCAAACAGCCGCTGAGAGTCAGTGACAATTGGGTGAGCCCAAATTCTGTTTACAAGCGCTGAGTTCCTGTTTCCTAAGCTTGTCCACCCTGACAACGTGTTGCTTATCTATTAATCGTATTAATAGATTCTCGTGTCCAGCCAAACCAGTTCCTTCTGTGTTTCCAAGATCCCAGGGCTCTTGGGAGGGCTTCTCTGCTAGAAGCGTCGGGCTCCAGATCCCAAGGGACAGTTTGAACAGTGGCCGAGGTACAACGCTGGGCTCCAAATTTcaatctctgtttcttttttttttttctcctcttgttcCCTTTAGATTTTTCAGATGAATCTTGCACTTTAAAGATGACATTACGAAATTTGCAGTCAGTCTTATCATGGGAATTAAAAAACCATTCAATTGTACCAACTCACTATACATTGTGGTACACCATCATGAGGTTGGTttgacatttcatttttctcttgctaaatatattatctttctataatgtggggagtggggaagaggtGATCTTACTTGTGATagagcttttctctctctccccctctttcgCCCCTTCTCAATTTCGGTATTTTAATCAGAGCTTTAAAAGTCTAAAGACAAAAGACCCATCCATTTTTAATTACACTGAATACTTGAACAACCCAAAGTTATTTTTGACAAAGCTTGCATTTAGAACCAAAGCTGATTTCTACATGTCAAAGCCTCAGAAGCAAAATAATTATTGTGTCTGTTTGTCACAATTATTTCTCTAACTCAGTAAGTCTGGGTGTTGAAAAGTGCCGCATTTTCTGAGGACAGAAGTCCAAAGATCTGGTGACCATATTGATGGGTTGTGTTTACTTTCTTTTACTCAGGGAGGCATGTGGCACGTCAGAAAGCTGCGTGGTCCAGACTAAGACAGGCCCAGGTCCAAAGTCTGGCTTGGTCACTAACCCACGCAGAGTGCAGCCTCTCTGTGCTAATCTTCCTACTTAGGGGTTGCTGAGGGACTCATGACCTAATGGATGGAGCCCTCTTTGGCTCTCTTTTTCCCACGTCTAACAATCACCCTCCTAAGCCATTACTTTGATCCAGTAGCCCTTCGGGGTGTCCTTTTGTTGGCTGTTTATTTGGCTTATAGCTCTTTGCTGCTGCTGACTGACCCACTGGAGGGCCTCTTGTGGGTTTCTCTTTGGTACCTGCTAAAGTCGTTAAGTTTCTCCCTGCGTTAGGCAGTCACATGTATCACCCACCTACCTTTCTGAAGCTTAAGAGAGCAGATGTCTGTGTTGTCCCCATATAGCACAGGCTGACTTAGGACTGGACCATGTGGTCCTCAGCCAGAGAGAGAGGGGTTCTCAGCGAGGGGCATCCATGATTGTCTGTAGGGGCCGGGAGATCTGGGGCCTCTGCCATGAACGCCCAACATTTGCTCGTTCTTTcatacagcaaatatttactgagcacctactacatgccaggggTCAAACCATGAACCAAAATCCCTGCTCTCTTGGAGCAGACATTCTGAAAGTAGGCAGAgatatcagtaaacaaagataTAATGGGGCAGGCGGTGGCAAATGGTATGAAGAAAAGTAGAGACAGGAAAGAGGGATCAAGAGAGAGGGGTGGAGGGCACAGGGTAAGGTGTGCCATTTGAAATAAGGTTGTGAGGGCAGATGACAACACAGGGACATTTGAGCAGAGCTAGACGAGAATGTGGAAGTGGGGCTTGCAGTTAATGGTTTCTTGTCCCATAAATGCTAAagttttcttttaccatttctttgcctttcaaAGTAAACAGGAAGATATGAAGATCGTTGGGGACTGTACAAATATCACAAGATCATTCTGTGACCTAACAGATGTGTGGGTAAACATGACAGAGATGTACATCCCCAAAGTGGTTGGATTCAGAGGGAACGCAGAGCTGGTCAGTTGTATGGGCTCTTTCTTCCTGGCAATGGACAGTGAGTCAATCTTGTTtattatcttcatcatcatcaccaagaTCATCGTTATGTGCTTTGCCATGAAGTTGGAAGTTCTACAGAGGTGTTTTAGATGCAGGGCTAAGGTTCACCTCCTGGCCCTGCTACTTCCAACTCTGTAACCGTGGAGTGGtgacttttcttctctgagcctccgttttcttCTCCAAAAAGTGGAATGCTAACCTGTCCTTTGCATCCATGCCTGTACGAGGCAGGCATTCAGGCAGTAGTAGctgctgtttttcttttgaatttattttttattgaagtagagttgatttacaatgttgtgttcatttctggtgTATAGAAGCTGCTACCTTTTGCGTTGTTTCACAGCCCGACAGGAAGTGGGGAACGGAGTTCGGATGGCCTGTAAGAGCTGTCACAACTCCTTGGGCCAATGTTTTCCTAATACTTCAGCCCCTGCCCCAGATCAGAGCCCAGTAGCTCTTGCACGTGTGAACGCCCAGGTGTGTGCGCACGCGGGGCCCAGACTCAGAGAAGACTGGATCCCAAGAGCGGGTctgccctctctttctttccctacaACTGGAGTCAGCTCCCATGGGCACTTGTGTTAACAGCTACAGAGCAGCTGGCAGTGGCTCTCAGCCAGACTCCATCACTTCTTCAGTGTCCTGATCTGCAGCCTGTTTCCAAGAGAAAGATTCGACTTCAGGGTCCTGTTAAAGGCTGTGTAGGTGTATACTCTCATATATGTGCTTAGCAAAGCACGTATTCAGATGACAACTGAATCCTGCTGTGGCAAACTTAGATACTTATGAGATTCTCTGGAATTGTGGACTTGCCTGTTTGTGTATGTgtccacagagaaaagaaatagccCAACTTATAGAACATGGTACTCAGACCATTAAAGAATGTGTATTAAAAGAGTAATGAGATCTCATTTTTCAAGActcaaaatggtaaatattaaaaGTGTGTAAATACCCAGGTTTCGAGGAAATGCAGGGAGCGTGCTTTGACAGCCTTTCTGAAGGTGTTTGGCAGTACGTATTGAAAAGCTTAACATGTGTCTGCTCTAACCCAGAATTCCTCTAATAATTTGTCCTAAAGAAATGATTACAGCCAAATGCAAAGGTTGAGCTCTAAGAATTAGAGCTATAATCTATACTCATTGATGTATAGATTCTATTCAGAAAACTTAGAGCCAATCGAAATGTTCAAAAGAGTGAATTAGTTAAATCATGGGACAGCCGCTTAGTGGAATAGAATTAGCTGTGAAAAACTATGATGAAGAATCAGGGACAGTGactttctataaagggccagagaaGAAACACTTtgggctttgtgggccatgtatggtctctgtcacatatCCTTCATTTGTTCACAACCCTTTCAAAAATAACAACCATTCCAAACCTGCAGGCTGTGCAGAAGCTAACCCACGGGCCCTAGTTTGCCAGGTAATGATGTAGATAAACATACATTAATatgtttatgaaataaattaagtgaaaacaTATACCATGCAAAACAGTGTAAGAAGGACTTAATTTTAgtttagatgtgtgtgtgtgtgtgtgtgtgtgtgtgtgtgtgtgtgtgtacactcgTTCAGTTTTTATATGTGTAGATATGTTTACACACGTACAGCATGGACAAAAGAGGATTAACCACATTCAGAGACAATCCTATCTGTATTTTCTGATATTTCTGCAATGTTTATGTGTTATTATTATATGAGAAGAAGTCATTTTCACTCTTGTGTTTAGAATACAACCTGAACATTGGGGAAATACTGCCTTTCATCCCCAAATCTGTGTTCCATTTCTTGTGGTAATAGTGAACAAATCACTTCACTTTTATtgttctcagtttttcaccaataaaaagaatatataacccACACCTCAACGAGGGCCACGGGGAATTAAAAGACAGTTGTAAAGAGGTATGGTTGTATCATGACAGTGGTATCATTACGGTTATGCTGTTTATTGACTGAccttggggtttgttttgttttctaagcaCTGCCTTTGGACCCACCAGAGTTTGAGATTGTTGGTTTTACAGACCACATCAGTGTCAATGTGAAATTTCAGTCTGTCGCTCCCAAGATACTAAATGAGGAAGAATTACAGTTTTACTTAGCATTAATTGAAGAACAATCAGGGGGGACCGTTAAGAAGGTAAGTGGTCAAAACAGTACTGAGTTGGCAATGAAtacattgccaaaaaaaaaaaaatctgtaatgatTTGAACAATTAAAACTGAAGGGTCTAGGCTTCTGTGTGGTCTGACTTCAGGAAAGAGGTCTCCGTAGTTTCTCtataaagggaaggagagagatgctGTGGTAGCTGGAGGAAAAAGTGAGGTCGAGGGAGGGACTCtttaagatggaagaaa
It encodes:
- the IFNAR2 gene encoding interferon alpha/beta receptor 2 isoform X2 is translated as MVLSQNVSAVGPLNLYPMVHISLMFGISYVLPDFSDESCTLKMTLRNLQSVLSWELKNHSIVPTHYTLWYTIMSKQEDMKIVGDCTNITRSFCDLTDVWVNMTEMYIPKVVGFRGNAELVSCMGSFFLAMDTLPLDPPEFEIVGFTDHISVNVKFQSVAPKILNEEELQFYLALIEEQSGGTVKKHKPQINGNVTENFIYIIDKLIPKTNYCVSVYFEPKHPRKINRSPLKCTLFQPGWESESSESATIGGIITLFLVAAVVISTVMMLKRIGYICVRNNFPKVLVLGI
- the IFNAR2 gene encoding interferon alpha/beta receptor 2 isoform X3, with protein sequence MVLSQNVSAVGPLNLYPMVHISLMFGISYVLPDFSDESCTLKMTLRNLQSVLSWELKNHSIVPTHYTLWYTIMSKQEDMKIVGDCTNITRSFCDLTDVWVNMTEMYIPKVVGFRGNAELVSCMGSFFLAMDTLPLDPPEFEIVGFTDHISVNVKFQSVAPKILNEEELQFYLALIEEQSGGTVKKHKPQINGNVTENFIYIIDKLIPKTNYCVSVYFEPKHPRKINRSPLKCTLFQPGWESEF